From Borrelia hispanica CRI, a single genomic window includes:
- a CDS encoding DUF735 family protein encodes MIPNFLKNTEIAKLIQTETNYANVLLAELKSLNSNFTSINATKHCSSRFIAIWLSQL; translated from the coding sequence ATGATACCTAATTTTCTTAAAAACACAGAAATTGCTAAGTTAATTCAAACTGAAACTAACTATGCTAATGTACTTCTTGCTGAACTTAAAAGTCTAAATTCGAACTTTACTAGTATTAACGCTACAAAACACTGCTCATCAAGATTTATTGCTATATGGTTATCTCAACT